DNA from Gemmatimonadaceae bacterium:
AGCCCCAATTCGCCCATCCGCTTGATGTTGGCCCAGGGAAACTTGGCCTCGGCATCGAGTCTGGCCGCCACGGGGGCGACTTCGTCGCGCGCGAACTCTCGCACCATCTCGCGGACGGCCAGGTGCTGCTCGTGGAAATAGAGGGCGTCGTCCATGTCAATCAGGTGGCGTCGGCGTCTCGACGGCGGCGCCGCGCGCGTTTGGGTTCGGGTTCCACTGAGACGGCCACCAGCACGTCGTCGGTGCTGATGTAGGGCTTCTTGGCGCGCCGAGCCGGCACGCGACGGGATGCCGCCGATCCCTTCGAGCGGCCCAGACAGTTGTCGCAGGCGCCGCATTCAGGGCGTTCGGCGGGGTCCCCGAAATATCGGAGCACGAACGCCCGGCGGCAACGTCTGGTGTAGGCGTAGCGCTGGATGGCGTCGAGCTTGTCGAAGTCGGCGCGGCAGCGGCGCTCGAGCGACTCCCAGTCGATGCGAAAGGCGTCGAGCGACGCGGCGGCCCGCGTGGGGGTCGGCCCGGACTCGACGCGGGTCCATTCCACGAATTGCTCGCGCTGGAGCGCGTCGAGCAGCCGCAACGCGCCCGCCCCGCCGAGGGCCGGCGGCAGCCCGTCGAGGTCGATGGCGATCCCGTCGTAGAGCCCGTCGCGTCCCAGGCGCCAGAGCGCGCGCAGGAGTCCCAATTCGAGGGCGCGAGCCTCGCCCAGTTCGGCCCGGATGCGGGCCGGGGCGGCCAGCAACCGCACCTGCACGCGCAGCCCATCGGGCGACCCCGGCGTCCACGCGCCCACCCGCTCGAGCAGGCGCAGGGCGGCCTCGACGTCCCGGGCGGTGGACTTGTGCCCCAGCTTCTTGGACAGCGCGCCGGCATCGAGGGCGGCCACCCGCGGACCGCCGAGCCGCAGAAGCTCGTACAGCCCCTCCACCACCTCGCGCCGCGCGTGCGCGCCTTTTATGAAATACTCATGGGTGAAGCGGTCGCGGAACGCGTGCAGCAGCACGCACTCGGCGGGCTCGCCGTCGCGGCCCGCGCGGCCCGCCTCCTGGTAGTACGCTTCCAGCGTGCCAGGCATGGCGTGGTGCACCACTAAACGTACGTTCGGCTTGTCGATGCCCATGCCGAACGCGTTGGTGGCCACGATCACCCGGGCCTGCTCCTGCATGAAGGCCTCCTGCACCTCGCGCCGGTGGTCGTCGTCCAGGCCGGCGTGGTACGGCAGTGCCCGGATGCGCTGGCGAGTCAGCATGCCGGCAATGCGCTCCACGGCCTTGCGCGTGGAGGCGTAGACGATGGCCAGGCCATCGCGCGCCGCCAACTCCTCCACGAGCCCACGATCCTTGTCGGCGTCGGTACGGCACGACCGCACATGGTACGTGAGGTTGGTGCGGTCGAACCCGGTGACGATGACGGTGGGGCGCCCCAAGTGGAGCTGCCGCACGATGTCCTCGCGCACATGCGGCGTGGCGGTGGCCGTGAGCGCGATGACGGTGGGGTTGCCCAACTGCTCGCGCACTTCGGCCAGGCGCAGGTAGCTTGGCCGGAAGTCGTGGCCCCACTCGCTGATGCAGTGCGCCTCATCCACGGCGAACAGCGCGACCCCGATGTCACGCAGGCGATCGAGCGTGGACCCGGCGCTGAATCGCTCCGGGGCCACGTACAGCAGCTTGAGATCGCCCGAGCGCGCCTGCGCCATCCGGTCGCTCACCTGGCCGGACGAAAGCGAACTATTGATGAAGGCCGCCGGGATGCCGCGCCGTTCCAGCGCGT
Protein-coding regions in this window:
- a CDS encoding ATP-dependent DNA helicase RecQ; the encoded protein is MTQPPASEVALATLRARFGYPAFRAGQAQAVASVLAGRETLVILPTGGGKSVCYQVPALILPGLTLVVSPLISLMKDQVDALERRGIPAAFINSSLSSGQVSDRMAQARSGDLKLLYVAPERFSAGSTLDRLRDIGVALFAVDEAHCISEWGHDFRPSYLRLAEVREQLGNPTVIALTATATPHVREDIVRQLHLGRPTVIVTGFDRTNLTYHVRSCRTDADKDRGLVEELAARDGLAIVYASTRKAVERIAGMLTRQRIRALPYHAGLDDDHRREVQEAFMQEQARVIVATNAFGMGIDKPNVRLVVHHAMPGTLEAYYQEAGRAGRDGEPAECVLLHAFRDRFTHEYFIKGAHARREVVEGLYELLRLGGPRVAALDAGALSKKLGHKSTARDVEAALRLLERVGAWTPGSPDGLRVQVRLLAAPARIRAELGEARALELGLLRALWRLGRDGLYDGIAIDLDGLPPALGGAGALRLLDALQREQFVEWTRVESGPTPTRAAASLDAFRIDWESLERRCRADFDKLDAIQRYAYTRRCRRAFVLRYFGDPAERPECGACDNCLGRSKGSAASRRVPARRAKKPYISTDDVLVAVSVEPEPKRARRRRRDADAT